AAACCAATTAATAGAATTGAACTTGTCGGAAATACATACCAAATCAAAAACGCAAGCAAAGAGCAAGTAGATAATGCAATGTCATTGCTTCAACAAAACTTTTCAGGTGTTTCGTTTCGCAGATTGCCAACACAATACTTTTTCAAAGCAAACGAAAAAGTAAACCCCGAAACACTTCGCAATTTCAAAACAAAAACAGATTTACAAGGGAAAACGGAATTTGTTTTAGCAAACTCTACACTTAAAATTTCAGCAGACAACAAAACAGACTACGAAAGTCAGTTGAAACGAATAAAGGACTTAGTTCCAACAGCAACAATTGAGAAAAAGGAATTTAATCCTACATATCAAATTTTGTTTAGCACAGACGTTGAATCAAAACGACAAAGCATAATCAACAAAATTCAAAACGAAATCAGAAAAGAAATTGGCAAATCAGTTGACTTTGATGCTGTAAAAAATCACACAAGAATTTTGTTTTCTTATCAATTCAAAACTGACGATGAAAGAGAAAAATTCAAACAAGCGGTTAACACCGCTTGTTCGGAACATCGTCATATTTTGAATTGTTCTTTTGAAAATCTATTGGGAAGAACAACCTATGAACTTTTCAAAAATGAAACGCTTGAACTTGAAAAGGAAAAAGAAGTGAGACGAAATATAAGCCAAGCTACTTTCATTTATCTAACACCCGAACAAAGACAACAATTAGGCGAAAAAATCGAACAATTCGGAGAAGAAGCTGTTTTCAAAGAAGGCATACAAATAGGACGGTTAATTAGAAAAGAAAAGGACAGGTTAAAATTCAAAATAACTGACGCTTTTGATGAACTCATAAACGGCAGATTGGAAGACCGCATTGAATTAAGCGAATTACGAAAAGGTTTTATCAAACCTATTTTCCCAGGCGAACTAACAAACATTGGCAGAATGATTCGGGCAATGAAAAAAGTTACCGAACCAAACACAAGAAACGGTTTTCCTGTCAATCAAAATTTGCCGAACTTTTTGTTTGACCCAAATGAAGCAAGACAATCATCAACAGACCTTGAAGAAGAAAAACAAAAAGTTGTTCAAAACTTGAACGAACCTTTACTTAAAGACCAACCTAAACAACTTGAAGCCGTTGCAAAAACGCTTTTAGCAAAAGATTTGGCACTCATACAAGGTCCGCCCGGAACGGGCAAAACAACCGTAATTGCTGAAATAATTTGGCAAACACTTTTACGAGAGCCAAAAGCAAAATTGTTGATTACATCGCAAACCAACCTTGCCGTTGATAATGCTTTGGAACGCATTAAAGGAAAAAAATTAGTGCGACCTATTCGTGTTGGAAACATTGAAAAGTTTGAAGATGAAGGAAAGGTTTATTCTAATGACCGAATAAAAAGTTGGATTCAGGCAAAAACAGGTTCAAGAGAAGAAACACAATATTCTGACAATGCCGTTTGCCAATGGATTGAAAATGTAAAAGAGAAATGCAGTAAAGAGGAGAAATACGCAAAGGCAGTTTCCAAATGGAAAAAAGGATTAGATGGAAAAGATGCTTTGATTAAATCAACTTTTTCAACCGCTTACTACGAATATGTAAACGTATTTGCAGCAACGTGTAGCGAGTGTGGCAGTCGTAATTTTGGCGACACTTACCAAATGACATTCAACCAAAATTCGGAAAGTAAAAGCGAACCTGAATTTGATTTGGTAATTATGGA
This region of Sphingobacteriaceae bacterium genomic DNA includes:
- a CDS encoding AAA family ATPase, which gives rise to KPINRIELVGNTYQIKNASKEQVDNAMSLLQQNFSGVSFRRLPTQYFFKANEKVNPETLRNFKTKTDLQGKTEFVLANSTLKISADNKTDYESQLKRIKDLVPTATIEKKEFNPTYQILFSTDVESKRQSIINKIQNEIRKEIGKSVDFDAVKNHTRILFSYQFKTDDEREKFKQAVNTACSEHRHILNCSFENLLGRTTYELFKNETLELEKEKEVRRNISQATFIYLTPEQRQQLGEKIEQFGEEAVFKEGIQIGRLIRKEKDRLKFKITDAFDELINGRLEDRIELSELRKGFIKPIFPGELTNIGRMIRAMKKVTEPNTRNGFPVNQNLPNFLFDPNEARQSSTDLEEEKQKVVQNLNEPLLKDQPKQLEAVAKTLLAKDLALIQGPPGTGKTTVIAEIIWQTLLREPKAKLLITSQTNLAVDNALERIKGKKLVRPIRVGNIEKFEDEGKVYSNDRIKSWIQAKTGSREETQYSDNAVCQWIENVKEKCSKEEKYAKAVSKWKKGLDGKDALIKSTFSTAYYEYVNVFAATCSECGSRNFGDTYQMTFNQNSESKSEPEFDLVIMDEASKATPPELVLPLTLGKKVVIIGDHKQLPPMIDEKEFGEALEAVGAKKLIEDWTKDDYKVSQFEKLFKNAPKNFVASLDTQFRMHGQIMDCISQFYSDQEELENGLICGIKGEMNIPDFNVKASRWHGLSSVPFIEQKHHAIWVNVETPEDKVGTSYENEGEIQAIQTVLRALTKAEGFEQYQKHFKKDEDKEIGIITYYMPQMQSIRKAMYPQFSKNEWRNFEQHKFENEFQLPLRINTVDRFQGMERNIIIVSTVRSNKQYKEERGKKISIDNNKYPFALGFAREMQRINVGFSRAKRLLIVVGNEKHFSHKSEYQQAIQKMHRIDIAQIQNLIK